The DNA region GCACATAGAACAGGCAGGTGCCCATTCCTAAAATGGAGATAGAATTTACGTAAAAGCCTAAACGGCCTAAACGCTGCCAGCTGCTGTCGGCCTTACCGGCATCATCAGTAGTAGCAAAATAGTAACTTATGAATGACAGCAGGGCTGCACCAAACGAAAGAACAATAAAAAACTGGCCGATTTGTCCCGGTAAAAGGTGTTCGCCCTTAAAAACTGTATTCATCAAAAATGATTAAATGCTGGCTTGTTTAGCCTTCGCTTCTGTAACTTCTAACTTATCCTGGGTGTATTTGGATGGGCATTTCATCAGGATCTTTGATGCATGAAACTCACTCCCAACCATCTGGCCGGTAAGTACCAGTTGCTCTGAACGCTCAAAGTCTTCCGGTTTGGTACCGGTAAAAACAACTTTACGCTCTTCGCCTTTATTATCTTTCATATAAAATGAAAAATAATTAGCATCCTTAGCAGCGTCATAAACCATTTCCTTTCCCTTGCTGAAATGGCCTATTACATGCAGTTCGCTGCTGGTTTGCTGCGCTTCGGCAAAGGTTGCATAGGTGCTTGAGCTTGAATAAACACTTATGATAACCGCTATGGCTATAGCGATAACAACAAGACCAAAAATTGCACTTTTTTTCATCCGCGGTTTATATTATTAAAATAACGATTTGCAAAAATACAAAACGTGCAGCGAATAATGTTTATTACAAGACATATGTATTATTTAGAATCATTCTTGATTGAAACGTCGAAACTCGACTTTGATGAATTTTAGGAATTGGTCGAATGTTAATAGTTGTGCTCATCTGTTAAACGTGCTTATGCGAAAAGCGAAGAAATTCCATAAATTCTTGAAATTCGTTTAATTCGAGTTCTGACAATATTGGGGCGATGCCTTCGGCCCGGGCTCTACGCTCATACGCCTGCAGGCTTTACGCTCATTGGCCGGTATCCGCTGCGATCCCTATCGTGGCATAATTAAAAACAAAAACGAGGCGGGCTTTTTCAAACCCACCTCGCTATATATTAAAACTATTAAATCCTTAATTTATGGCCAGATGCCCAAATTCTGGTACGATACTGCTATTTTATTGATAGCACCAACCATGGCTGCATTACGCAGGGTGCCAATGTCTGGATTGTTTTTATAGATCTCCCTGATCTCGTGGTATGAGCGGATCATGGTATCCTCCAGGCCTGAGTTTACCAGTTCAAGTTCCGATGCTCCTTTAATAATGGTTGAACGCTGAATCGGGGTTAAAGCTACACCGGTAATACCTTCAA from Mucilaginibacter sp. SJ includes:
- a CDS encoding cytochrome c maturation protein CcmE domain-containing protein codes for the protein MKKSAIFGLVVIAIAIAVIISVYSSSSTYATFAEAQQTSSELHVIGHFSKGKEMVYDAAKDANYFSFYMKDNKGEERKVVFTGTKPEDFERSEQLVLTGQMVGSEFHASKILMKCPSKYTQDKLEVTEAKAKQASI